In the genome of Vicia villosa cultivar HV-30 ecotype Madison, WI linkage group LG7, Vvil1.0, whole genome shotgun sequence, one region contains:
- the LOC131618211 gene encoding uncharacterized protein LOC131618211: MRGGKRNAKKEEDEVEQMLRAAQDEILLNLSLNSHLSRPSPSSSPIPNPNPDPDLDLDLERRFQALKSNSKKQQPLDPSTRFDALKAKLHRPVNANAIVSASEPPVQYEESDEEDEEAQIQKLIEWAKDAARLDPSPPSPAGSDDEDDGPSVSDGEDDDDDDHRRKSLK; encoded by the coding sequence ATGAGAGGTGGAAAAAGAAACGCGAAGAAAGAAGAAGACGAAGTTGAACAAATGTTACGCGCCGCACAAGACGAGATCCTCTTAAACCTCTCCCTCAATTCTCACCTATCTCGTCCTTCTCCTTCTTCCTCCCCTATCCCCAATCCCAATCCCGATCCTGATTTGGATCTCGATCTCGAGCGTCGATTTCAAGCGCttaaatcaaattccaaaaaacAACAACCGTTGGATCCATCCACCAGATTCGATGCTCTCAAAGCCAAATTGCATCGGCCTGTGAACGCTAACGCGATTGTCTCTGCATCGGAGCCGCCGGTTCAATATGAGGAAAgtgatgaggaagatgaagaggcGCAGATTCAGAAGTTGATTGAATGGGCGAAAGATGCGGCGCGGCTTGATCCTTCTCCTCCGTCTCCGGCTGGTTCAGACGATGAAGATGACGGACCGTCTGTATCTGACGGTGAAGATGACGACGATGATGATCACCGCCGCAAATCGTTgaaatag